The Ailuropoda melanoleuca isolate Jingjing chromosome 4, ASM200744v2, whole genome shotgun sequence region TCTTGTTATGTTTGACCACAAAACACCTATACATTCCACAAGCACACTTGTCCCATACCTCTTTATGTGAGATGAAACTAAAACTTCAGATACTGCTTCTCTCCACATTAAAAgactttttcaaattattttgttcatGAGTCCTTGGcaatctgatttatttttgaataggCCCAGTAAAAGCAAGTCTTCTGCCGTCTGCTATCTGGTGATAAAAATGCccaaattttgtgaaattttggtttattctttttactcatttttctcttgtgatgttCATTCTGTAAGGTGTTTCACACCATAAAGATGTCATTACCTTGTGTTGtggaaaaatttaattttgctcttttattatttttgggggGTATAAATGGGATATAACCAGGACTGGATGCCACTAGTTCCAAGGAAACTTTCCTTCCTCACGGTCTATCAGGACAACTGAGCTTATTAGATCATTTTACTCTTTATGTCCatctcatttctccttccctctgtctgtctgtctctctctctgtctattgAACAGAATATTTTTGCTGctgttatttttgtaatttatttaaatttgatttaattaacatagagtgtattgttagattcagaggtagaatttagtgattcattggttgcatataacaccaagtgctcattccctcaagtgccctccttaatgcccatcacccaattaccccatcccccctccaacttcccctccagcaaccctcagtttctgtCCTACAACCAacatctcttatggtttttctccctctctgtttttattttattttatttttccttcttttccattatgttcatcagttttctttcttaaaatccacatatgaatgaaatcatatggtgtttgtctttctctgactaattttgcTTTGCATAAAACATGGTAACTAcaaccacatcattgcaaatcTCAAGATTTGATCCTTTAATGGCCGAGTAATATTGCAccgtgtatatataccacatcttctttatccattcatctgtggatggcattccatagcttggctactgtggacattgctgctataaacattgaggtgcatgtgcccctttgaatcaccatatatcctttgaataaatagcaagcagtgaaattgctggtcatagggtagctctatttaaACTTTTCTAGGAACCTGTATGCTGTTTtcagagtggcttcaccagtttgcatttctaccaacagtatgagagggttcccctttctctgcatctgagTCAACATCTATAGTTTCCAGAgatcttaattttagccattctgattgtgtgaggtggtatctcactgtggttttgattcgtatcTTCCTGATGTTGAGTAATGTAACCATTTTTCTATGTGTCTCTTAGCtgtttacaattgtaccaaaaccaTGAGATATCCAGGAAgaaactaaccaaagaggtgaaagatctgtactctgaaaattgtggaacacttatgaaagaaattgacgaagacacaaagaaatggaaaaacattccatgcttgtggattggaagaacaaatattatttaaaatgtctatactacccaaagaaatctacacattcaaagtaatcctaatcaaaatacctcaagaaatcatatgataattgtctatctctccttgacttatttcacttagcattatcatatgatttctctcatctatggaacacaagaagtaggaaaatcggtaggggaggaaagaaataaagaaaggggggtaatcagaagggggaatgaagcatgagagactatggactctgagaaacaaactgagggcttgaggagagggaggtgggggaatgggataggctggtgctgggtaataaggagggcacatattgcatggtgcactgggtgttatacgcaactaatgaatcatcgaactttacatcagaaaccagggatgtactgtatggtgactaacataatataataaaaaaaacagtaaaaaaaaataccgcaagcatttttcacaaagatggaacaaataatctaaaatgtgtatggaaccagaaaagaccccaaatgttgaacacaattttttaatgtttctttacaCACAGGTCAGAAAGTGGCCATTGCAAAATGGAACCCCAAGAGGACTTGTCTCTGGGAAGCTATGAATAGAAATTTCTGGGTACTATTTCTGCATTCCTTATGAAAAAGGTAATATGATGTGTATGCATTCATATCTTAAACAGTGTGTTGTAGTGGGTCGGGGAGAGATGAGAAGGACATAGAAGTAACACACACCAGGAGGACATGGTGTGctgtgttgtatgtgtgtgacagtttgtgtgtgtgcgtgtgtatgtgtgtgtgtacatggttGCATGCACCTTGATGAGTGACAGCATTCCTCAGAGCAGTGATACACAGGCTCCTCTATTTCAAGGTGACCCTTATAATACACAGGCCAAACTCAATCAACAGATGATGCTAAGGACGGATGTTCCATAGACAGGACCCTATTGCAACCATCATAAAGTGCAAGACGTACGTAGTGTGGACAAGGAACTCCCTGTGTCTTGAACTTTAAGCAGCTATGAGGTCACATCATTCTACAAAATTCACTGCCACCACTTCTCATCGCTCTCCCTCTTGTCCTTTCCCCTCAACATCGTGGCTTCCTTCTAACCCTTGATTTTCTGACAGAACCAcatcctcagggcctttgcaccgaCCAGTCCCTCTACCAGGAGGACCTCCCTTCTTCCACCCTCTCTTCCATGAGGTCTCTGTTCGAATGCCACCTTAGCCAACTTTGACTTAATACCCAACATAACACCTCATTCATTATCTCCTTTAAcctgcttctgttttgttcttagtGTCTGTCACCATCTCAcgatcatttaatatttatatatgcatctACTCTATCACCAATATAGAATTGTAGGGATTTTTGCTTCTCAGAACTCTCTGCTTTATGATAGAACTTCCAAAATATGGTTAACACTCTATATATTCCTCAAATGcatgaaataatttcttactAAATCTGTACAATACCCGACCTTTTGAGGAACATCTGATGTTGTGAGGAACTAAGAATCCTCTCAAGGGGACCAAAACCATTCACAAAATATTGCAATTAGTTTCTTGactgtaaaatataaattgtgcTTTTCCACAAAGAGAGCAATGACTACCAATGTCATTGTAAGCAATGTGTGAAAATTAGTCATGTTATTTTCCCCTGTGCCAGTAGTCACCTCCACCACATGGACCCAGGAAACAATACAGGAATTTCAGAGTTTAAGCTTTGGGTATTTTCAGAGAAaccagaactgcagcccctcatatttgggcttttcctctccatgtacctgatcactgtgtttggaaacctgctcctcatcctggccgtcagctctgactcccacctccacacccccatgtacttcttcctgacCAACCTCTCCTTTgcagacatctgtttcacctccaccaNNNNNNNNNNNNNNNNNNNNNNNNNNNNNNNNNNNNNNNNNNNNNNNNNNNNNNNNNNNNNNNNNNNNNNNNNNNNNNNNNNNNNNNNNNNNNNNNNNNNATCTGATTAAAGAATATCAATTTCTGGCTATTAGGCATTAAGCCTGCAAGCACAGTTACTTGTGAAAAAGTGGCCCCTTTATGGCTGCTCTGAAAAATACATTCAGAGCCCCGTTTATATCTTTGTTCCTCAgactgtagatgaaggggttcaccATGGGTGTGACCACCGTGTATGTCACCGAGGCTACTGCACTTGAGTGGGAGCTTTGGGTAGCggcagagctaaggtacactcctaggctagtacaataaaataaggagacaacagAGAGGTGTGacacacaggtggaaaatgctttatacttgccctgagctgTTGACATCCCAAGTATGGAGGAAACTATCTTAGAGTAAGAGTAAAGGATCCCAGCCAAGGGAGCACCACCCAGCAGCATAGCTGAAAAGTACATCACCATGTTATTAAGAAAGGTATCAGAGCAGGCAAGTTGGATCATCTGgttgagttcacagaaaaagtgggggatttccACCTCTGTACAGAAGGACACCCGCAACATCATTATGGTTTGTAACAAAGAATACAAGATGCTCATGATCCAGGACATCAGAATCAGCAGTCCACAGAACCGGGGGTTCATGGTGaccgtgtagtgcagggggtgacaaaTGGCTACAAAGCGGTCGTAAGCCATCACAGTCAGGAGGAAGTTGTCCAAACTTGCAAAAACTATGAAAAAGTACATCTGCATGATGCAGCTGCTGTAAGTTAtgacttttctctgtgtttgtatattcaccagcatcttggggacagtggtggaggtgaaacagatgtctacaaatgacaggttggagaggaagaaatacatgggggtgtggaggtgggagtcagagctgacggccaggataATGAGCAGGTTCCCAAGTATGGTGACCAGGTACATGGACAGGAACAGCCCAAAGAGGAGGGGTTGCAATTCCTTTTCCCCagaaaatcccagaagaagaaattctgaaattcgTGTATCATTCTTTAGTTCCATGGAGTTGATGTGACtaccaaaataagagaaaaagagcatgacACAATCATGCCTTACTAACCTGGCAGACATGTTACCCTTTATATTCTGCACTcaagaaattaatgtttatatcTGTGCATGGAACATGATAAAAACACTGagaactaggaatagaagaaaactatTTCAGCATAAACCCATTTATAAAAAACCCATAGCAAGCATGATATTGAATGGGGATACAATCaacatttttcctttataatcGGGAACAGCACAGGGATCCCCACTTTCTTGATCTCTCCTCAGCATAACACTGGAACTTCTAGCCAAGccattaaacaaagaaaagaaaagaaaaagacaagtcatccaaacaggaaaggaagaaataaatttatgaatgCAAGCAATGTGGTCTTAtgtgtagaaaatcctaaagatgcCACAAAAACACTAATGGAACTAATAAATTAATTCCACCAAGTAACTGGATACAAAGCCAAACCTCAAAAaatcattgcatttctatatgcagACAGTGAACAGTCTGTGAAGggaataaaataattccatttgtgtGACATCCAAAAGAGTAAgactatcacctcacaccagtcggAATGGCTAGTTtagaatgacaagaaataacaagtgttagtgcaGGGGTGGTCAagagggaaccctcatgcactgttagtgggaatgcaatctggttCAGCTACTGTGGAAGcggtatggagattcctcaaaatacTAAACATAGAAACACCACATTATCAAGTAATCCCgttactgggtgtttacccaaagaagacaaaaacactaattcaaaaatatatatgctcccCACgtttagcagcattatttataagcaGCCagagtgtccatcaatagatgaatggatgaagaagatggaCTATTTCTCAGGCATAAAATgaatgaggtcttgccatttgcaacaacatgggtggttCTAGAGAGTATAGACTTTTTGCAAGTTTTgctatgctcagtgaaataagtcagacaaagacaaataccatatgatcctaCTTATATgtgaatctaaaaaacagaacaaatgaacaaaaaaccgGCCAGTCTGTTGAATATAGTGAACAAACTGGTATTTGCCAGAGGGTAGGTTAGTGGGTAGATAAAGGATATCAACAGTTATacatgagatcttgccatttgcaaaaacatggatgaatctagaggatGTAAAGCTAACtcaaagaagtcagtcagagaaagacaaataccatatgcttttactcatatatggaattgaagaaaacaaatgaacaaagaaaaaagagactaaccaaacagaaaaaaaaagactcttcaatatggagaacaaattgttggttaccacaggggaggtgtgtgggtggaagggtgaaataggtgaaggggataaaAAGTAGACCATCACGATGAGtgctgagtaatgtatacaattgttgaatcactatactgtacacctaaaactaatataacactgcatgttaattacacagaggttaaaaataaattttaaaaaataccaaagatctcccaaagtctttaaaattacctaaattacccaaaataaaaaaaaataaagaaaacaaaatctacaCATAAAACCATCTTATATAACCATGAAACTGAGAAGGAAGAAGTTTTATATTAACtcatagaaattaaaacatttttattgtccAAATATCATCACAGAATTCAACATAGAAACAATAATCtgtaaaaatcatttgaaatgctGAAAACTGTAGAAAATGGGCATATAATGTATGGGCATATATTAATAATGGGCAGATAAATATGGTGACCAATTATAGAAAGAAGGACATCACAGACAACATGCTGAGAATAAAATCACacctttcaataatcactctcaacatgaatggcctaaatgcccccaTGAAACAGCACAGGGTTGCAGAATCGATAAAcagacaggacccatccatatgctttctccaagagactcatttttatcataaagatacatccagactgaaaatgaggaaatggagaacctcactttttcatgccaacagacctcaaaacaGAGCTGGGACAGCAATTCTTATATttgacaaattagattttaagctaaagactgtagtaagagatacaaaaggacactatatcattcttaaagggcctatccaacaagaggatctacccattataaatacctatgcccccaacacgggagcagccaactacataagccttTGTTAACCAAAGTAAAGAGATGTATTGATAATATGTCAACAGTAGAGGACcacaacactccactctcagcaatagaaggatcatctaagcagaaaatcaacaaagaagcaagagctttgaatgacacactggaccagatggacctcatagataaatacagaacgttccaccctaaaacaataggatactcattcttctcaagttcacatggaactttctccagaatagtcCACagactgggtcacaaatcaggtctcaactgttaccaaaagattgagattattccctgcatgttctcagactacagtgctttgaaactggaactcaaccacaagaaaaaatttggaagaaattccaACAGTTGGAAACTAAAGGCCATCCTACTAAACAATGtgtgggtcaaccaggaaatctaagaagaacttaaacaatgcATGGAacccaatgagaatgaaaattcatcagtccaaaacctatgggatactgcaaaggcggtcctgagggggaaatacatagtcatccaagcgtcactcaaaaaaagaaaaaggaagaaagaaagaaagaaagaaagaaagaaagaaagaaagaaagaaagaaagaaagatctcgaataaacaaattaactttacaccttaaggaactggagaaggaacaacaaataaagcctaagccatgcatcaaaagagaaataataaagattagagcagagatcaatgaattagaaaccagaaaaaatgtagaagagatcaacaaaactagaagctgattctttgaaagaattactgAGATCTATAAACAAccggcaagacttatccaaaagaaaagagaaaggacacaaattaataaaattatgagcaaaagggaagagatcatgactaacccctttgaaatagaaacaattattagaaattattatcaacaactatatgccaataatttaagcaacctggaagaaacagatgccttcctggaaaccagtaaaaaaatatcaagtcagaaatgggaagaaattggCAACCTAAATAGACCAATAACTGGTAACATGATTGAATCAaggatcaaaaacctcccaaaaaacaagagtccaaggcctgatggattccctgggaaAGTCTatcaagcattcaaagaagaaataatacctattctcctgaagctacttcaaaaaatagaaacagaaggaaaacttcatAACTCATTCTCctaggccagcattatcttgatcccaaaaccagaaaaagaccccttcaaaaaagagaattacagaccctgatgaatatggatgccaagaTTCTCAACAAGACCCtacctaataggatccaacagtacattgaaaggattatccatcacgtactatgttgaataatagtggcgagagtgggcatccttgtcgtgttcctgatcttaagggaaaggcttccagcttttccccttgagaataatattttctgtaggcttttcatacatggcttttatgagattgagaaatgtaccctctatccctacactctgaaggNNNNNNNNNNNNNNNNNNNNNNNNNNNNNNNNNNNNNNNNNNNNNNNNNNNNNNNNNNNNNNNNNNNNNNNNNNNNNNNNNNNNNNNNNNNNNNNNNNNNNNNNNNNNNNNNNNNNNNNNNNNNNNNNNNNNNNNNNNNNNNNNNNNNNNNNNNNNNNNNNNNNNNNNNNNNNNNNNNNNNNNNNNNNNNNNNNNNNNNNNNNNNNNNNNNNNNNNNNNNNNNNNNNNNNNNNNNNNNNNNNNNNNNNNNNNNNNNNNNNNNNNNNNNNNNNNNNNNNNNNNNNNNNNNNNNNNNNNNNNNNNNNNNNNNNNNNNNNNNNNNNNNNNNNNNNNNNNNNNNNNNNNNNNNNNNNNNNNNNNNNNNNNNNNNNNNNNNNNNNNNNNNNNNNNNNNNNNNNNNNNNNNNNNNNNNNNNNNNNNNNNNNNNNNNNNNNNNNNNNNNNNNNNNNNNNNNNNNNN contains the following coding sequences:
- the LOC117801749 gene encoding olfactory receptor-like protein OLF4 is translated as MELKNDTRISEFLLLGFSGEKELQPLLFGLFLSMYLVTILGNLLIILAVSSDSHLHTPMYFFLSNLSFVDICFTSTTVPKMLVNIQTQRKVITYSSCIMQMYFFIVFASLDNFLLTVMAYDRFVAICHPLHYTVTMNPRFCGLLILMSWIMSILYSLLQTIMMLRVSFCTEVEIPHFFCELNQMIQLACSDTFLNNMVMYFSAMLLGGAPLAGILYSYSKIVSSILGMSTAQGKYKAFSTCVSHLSVVSLFYCTSLGVYLSSAATQSSHSSAVASVTYTVVTPMVNPFIYSLRNKDINGALNVFFRAAIKGPLFHK